From the Papaver somniferum cultivar HN1 chromosome 2, ASM357369v1, whole genome shotgun sequence genome, the window TCTACCTTGTTAAGCCCACGCTCCAAAGAGATGATTCCACGCCAAGAGGTTCAAGTATTTTAGTCGGTTCCGAAACCCGACCTAAAAATTAGTAAACAAAGACCTAAAAAGAGTTTGTGAACTTTTGCCcacatggtacacataccgggTTTGCATACCATCCTTTAAAATAAAATCCAGGAACTTTAGTATGTGTATCAAGTATGTATATTGCTCCAGTTCACGATATTCCAAGTTACGCCGGTACACGTACCCAGTATACGTACCGGTCTGTAGATGTCGATTTTATGATagacttgttttagctataacttcttcatccgaactcggaatgacctcattttttttgcattctctttgtctttcaattatcttcaagatgccTTATCAGAGATTGGACTCATATATTAGgctattattaatttattatcttGTCAAGAAATTGCATTACTTGAATAATccaacttaagcatatgaatcAATAAATAAGTTCATTTTTACAGGGTCTTTTAAATGGTTGGACTTGGGGAATTCTTTACATTAGTTTGACTTTGAAAATAATTGTGTTGGCTTTTTAAGCTAAATGAGGTGGGAGTTCACTGTGGAAGCAGCAAAAAAAGGAAAAGGCCACTAAATTTTCAGTAATGCTACACTGACGGACGATTCTCTCCCGAAAAATCCCGATACACTCACACAATCCCTGGGCCCACTTAGGGGATTACAGGGGGTGAGTTTTTAGTCCCACCACATGTGTGTTGCGGGAGATTTTTCGAGAGAAATCTCTCGGTACAAAAATCATTTCCACTATTTCACCAGCCCTTGCCAATAAGCCACAGCCAATCAAGTGCTATACCGACAACCAAACCTCCAAGAACACAAATTGTAAGCAAATTCCCCAAAGCATTTTGCTCTGGCCCCTGCAAACACATTTTAGTCatttaatgaaaacaaaggaGAAAGATATTGATTCTTAATCTTATAATTAAGCTAAATCACAACATTTTACAATCCATAACTAACCTTATAACCTTGGGGTGCAACAGTAAAGAAGCAAACAGAGAGATAACCGTTGGTTAACCCTAGCAAGGATGTCAAAAGTATCATCCAACCTTGGTCTCCATATTTAGCAGTGAAATAGAAAGCCGGAACAAATGCGAAACGAGAAATGATCGCAATCATAAGGCCTCTTCTTGACTCCAACTTCAAGCTTTCTAACATGGGAATGTATTTCCCGAGTAAATCCGACACATTGAACATTGCTATTAGCACAAGTGCATACCTGAAAATTTTATTCCCGCTCACTGTTAGAAAGTAGAGTTACTAATGGATCAACTAGATGACGAAAAGTTCATACATCCTCATTTGGTAAACGAGTGCTTATGTTGTTTATTTAAGTTTGAAATTCCCATTTTGTAgggaaaaaagaatgaaaatgcTCGGAAGAGAAACTAAAGGTATTACTATGTACCCAAGCCATGCTTCCCAGTATCTTCTGCTAAGAACCCAGGGAAAATTGAAAACGTCAATACAGTCGTCAGAAACGCAATAACTGCATAGTCTTTGTTTTCAAGAAGCAACTGCTTATGGCTCAGACGCTCCATTTCATTATTAGAACCCTCTTCAGACTGCAGAGAAATAGAAAGCTCAGAATCTTATGTTGGAAAAAATGTCAAATACTTTTGAGTTTTATTCACATTTGAGTCAAAATGAAAATGACGTACCGTTTCATTTTGTTGTATTTTAATAccagcagcagctaaatcagccatAACTGTTTTTGATCCCTCTGAAGCTGCCTTTGAACGATAATATTTGACAATGGGTAGCTTGGCAAAAACGAATGCGTAGAGCAGTAGACATAGCAATTCAAAGAGCGCGGAGATCACAAGGAACATTACTGCATTTATACGAATATTTTCAAAATTGACTTTGCTCTTTTTATCATAGACAGCAAGAATAAATCAAGTGTAATTGATTATACATACTAGCTCCCACGCGAAGACCATTCTTCGAGTTTTTGAACACTGCTTTAGTACTGATCCTTAAAGCCGAAGTCAGAACTCCTGATGCAGATGAACCAGCCAAGAATGACTGCAACGATTTCCATCAGCAAGACAGAAAACATAAAGAAGCAAAgtgaaataattataaaaaaaagaagagaagagaaccCCGTACTTGTATGAACTCAGGGCACATCAAGGAGAGATCGCCAAGCATTccaccttcaacacacccatcGCCAAGTCCAAAGATGACAACAATACAGCACAGACCAATGTATGTCGCAATGCCTCCATTCCCGGAAGTAGCTAAGTCTAACTATAAACAGTCGAAAATAACCGGAGTAGGCAAAACTGAGCAATCAAGAAAGAACAAATATATGACAAATGCGAAGAATAGAATAGAGTACTCACAACTGGAATTGCTAGGGCACTTAAAAAGAAAAGGAGATAGCCGATTTAATttcgctttcttgtgtttattgtgGCCTCGTAGTATGTTAGGATTGAGCTTGTTCCTAGAGTAATTATAACATAAACAACTGTGAAGACCCTAGTAGGATGAAATCTCTGCGGAGGAAGAAAAAATTATAATCAGTATAGTGAATTGTAGTGTTCCTTTTAGTTACTTTTTGGTTTGAAATAATGATCAATGGCGTCGAATAGATAGAACCCAACCACATagccaaactaattacaaatgaCAGGAAATCTTGAAATAAGAAACCAAATCAAGAAACACACATAAGCCTAACAATGCAGTATATATAAAGCGAGTACCTTCAAAATTTATACTTCAACTGCACATCCTTTTTACAAATATATGAAAACAAAAACATGTACCGGGAACAGTGTGAGGTAGTAATCCTCAGCAGTTAACATGCTGTTCCAAACAAAAAGGTGGCCATTTCCTAGAAGCCAACATACTATCACGGCACTTGTTTTCCCCCGGAGCTGTTGATATGAGAAGATAAAAACAAAGTAAGAACTTgacaattggaagaaaaaaaaagtaaactgaTTCCGGCCGATCCTAATTCCCAAGCCATATCAAGTCTATCGTTTCTCATCATGGATGAGGATTGAAGCATTACAAGAGTTTACATTCATAAACCTTGAAGGCATTATTAGACAGTGAAGACAAATAAGTTTCTTTAGGTAATACTAATCATTAACAACTGGAAGTGAAAATCTCTAGGAAGAAAGTTAAAAAGATGAAGATTATAAATAAAAGAGTATACCTCAGCTCCATTGGTTATTATTGGTGGGATCATCTTCTGGTAACATGAAGAaatggtaaagaagaagaatagaaacACTGAAAAATAAGTCAATAGAGATACAAAACACACCCTGCAGACAAGATCCTCGGTTCTCGGTTCCACTGTTGACTTGGGGTTTCTCACGTTTAAGCTACTATTTGGCGTAAAAATAAGAGTGATGTAAGCTATATTTCGTCACCATATCCGTATAGGTGAATTTTGAGTACCCGTTATTGTCCCAGTTCTTACACGAGAAGAGAACATGACGAAtaggtttagttttgttattacgAGCTGCTCCGCTCCGCTGGCTTTTCTAGTGTCTGTGATCTTAAAACATTTTGTAACCTCTGGACAGTtggtattttattaaaaaaaaaatacataccctctcaggaaaaaagaaagaagaaaagagatcatTTTAGTAAGTGTCCGCCTTCTGTTGATGAGGACTCCTTTTCGACACAAGTAGGTCAACACTTTTATTGGTTTCTTGAGTGAACGGACAAGCAACCACGAGGATATCAGTATTCAAGCCCAAGCCCAGAATGTTTGAATCCTCTAATTTCTTTGAACCTAGACTACAATGGCACTAACTTTTCTACTTGTTCCATGGCCGTATCGAATCTTGCTGCCATCTCCAGAATCAATGACACGAAGGCCGCATAAGGAAGTGCTTCAGAGAACTCAAAATTAACGTTCAGATTTGATGACCGACATTGTCGATAACGTTCAGAGAACTTGTACGGAGCATTCGAGCTAAAAGACATTTGTCTCGAATGCTATATGTCTCCGAGTTTTATGAAAGTTCTCGAGATATCACAACTCTAGTATATGGGAATGTTAGTtgcataatactccctccgtcccactattaagtgatctatttacttttagattttgtcccatcattaagtgatttatatcactaaacaaggagatatttctaaaattatccttttaattgattataagaaatataagaaacatacataatttgataggcatgtttatattcgttgcgtaggtgttttaaaatgtttttcaatgttatgaagtttgcgaacatccgtggtgtagtttgagagagaaatcatttcaaaatttcactagttagTATCCATAatgatataattgtaaaaaaatgcTTAAATATACTTGTTTCCCTAGCTTGCCTAATTgtacaaacttgaactaggtcacttaatagtgggacggaggtactatatcttgatttttaggatactaaagtcaagtctcagactaggattaaAACATGGTAGTTAAGTATAGGATATCGCCGTATAGCCACGAAGATTGAAGAACAAACGAATACATTTGCGAGTCATCAATAAATGTATGTGAAGATTGACTTATTATATTTACTCAAAGTATCTAATATCTTGTGAGACTATGTCATGTCATTTTAGTAGATTTTATAttgtaaagaagaaatttcgcGTTCAAGTGTGTCTTAATTTATTCTCGAAACGATTCAAGcagtggttgttgattgatctttAACAATCTTACACAAGAGCAATTTATTTTTACTAACTACTCCCtctgtcccaaattagatgagctagttgtggtttgcacaattcttaaggcaaggagaaaaggagcgtatgtttaagtattttttactatTATACTCTTATGAATAATAATTACTAGATACTtataaatgatttatctcttaaactttaccacggtttttcgtaaactttataccgttgaaaagtatTTCAAAACACTTATTTAACGAATATAactatgactatcaaattatacatatttcttatagtaacaataatcaattgaaaggatagttttagaaatacccCATTGATTAGTGTGATAGCTCATatatttatgggacaaaatttaaaaccaactagctcatccaatttgggacggagggagtatatattgTTTATCGAGGCAGAGCAAAGAGATGAACTTGCTGGACCGGCAATCCTTCTTCATATTGGTTAGCACCGGCAGGGTTATTGCCGAAGCTGGGAGCATGACGTATGACTTAACAAAGGGTGTGACTGCTGTTGCATCAGTGTTCGAGGTGCTAGACCGGCAATCCTTTATTGAAAGACCTTTTCAGGTAGACGGGCACTTTTACTTCTCAGTCTACAAAACCTTTTCCATAGTTGCAACTGCAAAATATGTAATAAATCTAATTTGTTGCAAGAAAATGACAGCACAGATTCATCAAAGTTGGAGAGGATTTCCGGTGCAATAGAGATAAACAAAGTTGATTTCGCATACCAAAGTAGGCCTGAGTTTTTAGTGCTGCGTCAATTTTCTTTGAAGGTGAAGGCCGGTacaagtattggttttgtgggaaaAAGCGGGTGCGGTAAATCCACGATAATATGAATGATCTTAAGATTTTACGATGTCGAGAGAGGTGTGATCAAGGTAGATGGAGTTGACTTGAGAGAACTTAACCTAGCATGGTACAGAGGACACACTGCACTGGTTAGTCAGGAGCCTTTTATCTATTCAGGTACCACACGCGATAACATTGTATTTGGGAAGTTGGAGGCATCTGAAGCTGAGGTGGTTGAGGCTGTTAAAGCTGCCAATGCACACGACTTCATCTCGTAAGTTACTCGCATTATGTTCACTTTATATATACTTGCATACGCAATGCACATATTTGGAGCTTTCCTGACAGAATTATCCTTTTTATGTTCAGAACTCTGAAGAATGGTTATGAAACTGAATGCAGAGACAGAGGAGTGCAATTATCAGGAGGGCAAAGACAGCGGATAGCCATAGCAAGAGCGATCATTCGAAACCCAACTATTTTGTTACTTGATGAAGCTACTAGTTCTCTTGATGTACAGTCAGAGAAAGTTGTGCAAGAAGCACTAGACCGAATAATGGTAGGTAATAGACAATATAATTTTGTTACCTTATTTATCTGGGAGAATATACGATATGCAATGAAGTCTCCTAGATTTCCTGTAATACTATTTATATGAGTTTATGGAATAAGAATAATCAACGGATTCATTGACATCCGACATGGTATCACGAGGCCAAAACCGGCCCTCCTTATTCTTCCTCTAAAAACACCAataatcatcaatggcaaataatCGATCCATACCGAGTAATAAAAACACCATACATCCGGCTTTCGCCGTTTCCAACATCAAAGTTTTGATCCCTGTTACACTAGATATCAAACAAGACGAATACTCTTCATGGGTTCTCCtatttcaacttcatcttcaagcgCACAACCTCCTTTTTCTTATTGATAGTTCTTCTCCCACACCAGATCTTGACGCTGCCACCATTATACAACTTGACGCCCTATGTCGtcaatggatgttctccaccatgaCCAAAGATCTGATGCTGGCTGTTCTCAAAACTGGAAAAACTGCGAAGGATTTATGGAATCATCTCAAACGTCTCTTCCAAGACAACAAAGGAAACCGCGCTGCCAGCCTTGAAAGTAAGTTTGTAAATCTAAAATTTATTGACGGTAACAACGTTGATGATTATTGTGATAAGCTACAGGCACTCTCCAATCGATTGAGTGACCTCGAGTTTCCAATGGATGAAAAACGACTAGTTATCCAGCTTGTCAATGGACTTCCGGAGGAACATAATACTGTTGCCTCCTTCATTCAACAATCGATGCCATCGTTTGACACTGCTCGATCTCAACTACGCACTGAAGAGATTCGCCGTGAACATCAAATATTCATGCTGCCCTTGCTGCCGGAACACCGCACACCTCCCATCACCTTCCTGTTGCTGCACAGCGTCATCAACAAAGTCCATTCTTCTCTACAGAACAATCACCTCACTCCCTGGATCGCACAGCGTCGTTGCTTCCCAACCCAACAGGCCCACTGCTTTCTCACCAGCAGCCCACTACTGGATCGAACAGAAGCCCACTAATGCCCAACCCAGCAAGCCCATTTCCTCCTTACCCACACTGGGCTTCTCCCTGGAACGCTGCTGCACCTGGCCCATATCCGACTACTCCCTACTGGGCTTCTCCCTGGAATGCTTCTCCACCTGCCAACCGCGGACGAGGACGCCAGAACCGTGGTAGAGGACGGGGTCGTGGCCGCCATCCAACAGCCGGCCGATCACCGCAAGCCTACATTGTTCCGACCACAGACTATCTACAACCGTCAGATATCGCCGAAGCCTACAGCTCTATGAGCATTCGGACACACGATGATGATTTCTATATGGACACCGGAGCAACCTCACACATCACCTCGGATCCAGGTACATTACAAAAAGTTTTTAATTCTAGTAATGTTCGTTCTATCTTGGTGGGAAATGGCAATAACATTCCGGTAACTGCTAGTGGCTCTAAGTACATAAATCTTCCAACTCACACCCTTCACCTCAACGACACCCTTGTCGTTCCTTCCATCATCAAAAACTTAATCTCTGTTCGAAAATTtaccactgataatcatgtgtctgttgaatttgatccttatggtttttctgtgaaggacttGAGTTCGAGGAAGACTATTCTCCGATGTGATAGTTCTGGGGAGCTCTATCCCATCACCACCTCCGCCGTGCAATCCTCTTTTTCGCCACCACCTCACCAATATTCTCTTGCCGTATGCTCACCTACCGTTTGGCATAGTCGCCTCGGCCACCCTTGCAAAGCTGTCCTCGATGCTTTACGCACAAAATCTTTTATTCAATGTAATAAGGATAATTCTCCCAAtctttgtcattcttgtcaaaTTAGCAAACATGTTCGTCTTCCCTTTTATGACTCTCAGTCTACTAGTATTGCTCCTTTTGATATAattcatagtgatttatggacGTCTCCGTTGAATATAGATACGGGATTTCGTTATTATCTTCTATTTTTAGATGATTTCACCAATTATTTAtgggtttttccactaaaattaaaATCCCAAGTCTTCACCAAATTTTTGGAATTCCAATCTTTTGTTCAAACTCAATTCGAACGCCAAATTAAATCATTCCAATGCGACATGGGTCGCGAATTTGACAATTCCACTTTTCACAACTTTGCTAGTAAAAACGGCCTGGTTTTTCGCTTCTCGTGTCCTCACACATCATCTCAAAATGGTAAGGCTGAACGCATGATTCGCCGGATCAATGATATCACTCGTACTCTAATGTCTCATGCCTCCGTTCCTCCCAAATATTgggtttattctcttcttatggcTGTCTACCTCCACAACATTCTTCCTACTAGACTTCTCAATTTCAAATCCCCAATGTCCATCTTATATAGACGCCAACCCACATATACTCATCTTCGCatttttggttgtctttgctacCCTAATCTCTCCTCCACCACACCACACAAACTTGCTCCTCGCTCCActaggtgtgtttttcttggttttccacccaatcatcgtggttatcgttgtcttgacatttccacaaaaaaaaatcattatttcgagacatgtcacgtttgatgggaACGTATTCCCATTTTCTATTTCCTCTTGTCCAGGCTCTTCCCATACTCACGACCCACAAACCCATCCTCTCTATTCATTTCTAGATTCCTCCACCTATCCATCACTTGTGCCTTCAAATTCTGTTGAGCCTGTACCCACGCTCACTTCCGCTCCACCTCCTGAACAAGGCCCATCTCCTTAGCCCTTGTACACTCCTCCACACCGCAGGATAACTTATCCCTCTCAGCCCATTTCTACTCAACCCACTTCCACTCAGCCCACTTCTACTCAGACCATTTCCACTCAACCcacttggtagtccccggcaacggcgccaaaaacttggtaggcccgaaggggtgtataaaattaagcgcaataaaaacgggggcctacagtaataccgcaagtgcacggtcgtcagttgtagctcgtgcaagtacgggtcgatccacagagatcgggtgtgttttggaggtgttttagctaattgggttcctaaattgctattgggctatgaagccttttggcttaaattgggctttgagtactaatgggtttgaatgccctttgaatgaattgggcttagtgggtttgttaacaataaaatgaactgagcttgggctcagttatctttgaagtgtaaatgggctttggccttaaacttaggctttagattaagcctgaattggattgggccttaatgaatttgggctttggtcttaaacaactgggctttggttaagcccacagttgactgaattgggtttAGTTTGATGGGCCTTtgggatgaaatgtattgggcttagctattgaactaggcctttggggaggaactggacttggcttggcagcagaagaagtggcagggcagcagcagcttggcatcagcatcagcagcagcagcagcttcagggcagatagtgatgcagcaggaactgcaggaaggcagcagcagcagctgcaagggaagaaaagcagcagcactgcagctgcacaagcagtggaaagCAAGAGaaaagcaacaacagcagaggcagcagtgtagcagaaaaaGGCAGTGCACAACagaagcagcaacagagttgcagcagcagctgcagacaacTGCAAGGCAAGTGACAACAAAGCAAATAGcagcaaaacagtgaacaaaagcaaaacaaaacaagaatgaaccaaggcctaaggccaagggcagggatgtggtgaagaaactgaaatgaagcaaggctaagcagaatacaggcaaacaggaggtatactaaaagaatggaagagaactagcttgctataagcactagtttctcccaatgcacaatcaacactgcatcctaagcatacacagggaatggcaagaaaatcagcttgctttaagcactgatttcttccattacacaattagcacaaagcttcaaatgtatctagcctagcattccattatgtaactgacagtgacaggagcaacaacaaacatgatcacaactaactgaactaacattgaacaacatctaaacaggacacatgttaaca encodes:
- the LOC113351460 gene encoding uncharacterized protein LOC113351460, with the protein product MANNRSIPSNKNTIHPAFAVSNIKVLIPVTLDIKQDEYSSWVLLFQLHLQAHNLLFLIDSSSPTPDLDAATIIQLDALCRQWMFSTMTKDLMLAVLKTGKTAKDLWNHLKRLFQDNKGNRAASLESKFVNLKFIDGNNVDDYCDKLQALSNRLSDLEFPMDEKRLVIQLVNGLPEEHNTVASFIQQSMPSFDTARSQLRTEEIRQQSPHSLDRTASLLPNPTGPLLSHQQPTTGSNRSPLMPNPASPFPPYPHWASPWNAAAPGPYPTTPYWASPWNASPPANRGRGRQNRGRGRGRGRHPTAGRSPQAYIVPTTDYLQPSDIAEAYSSMSIRTHDDDFYMDTGATSHITSDPGLEFEEDYSPM
- the LOC113351459 gene encoding putative ABC transporter B family member 8 codes for the protein MILRFYDVERGVIKVDGVDLRELNLAWYRGHTALVSQEPFIYSGTTRDNIVFGKLEASEAEVVEAVKAANAHDFISTLKNGYETECRDRGVQLSGGQRQRIAIARAIIRNPTILLLDEATSSLDVQSEKVVQEALDRIMVGNRQYNFVTLFIWENIRYAMKSPRFPVILFI